GATATTCATGACGGTGGAATAGTCGACATATCTGCGGGGTACCAGCCGCATTAGATCTTGAACCGTTTCGACGCCGATCTTGGTAAAATAGAGGGCGCGCTTGGGTCCAATGCCCTTTATGTATTGGACAGGACTGTCGAGATGGAGGTATGTTTTCTTAGCCACTATTATTTAGAGAGCGATTCTACTTCTTTCATGAAGGTGTCGAATTTCAGAGCCTTGAGTAACGCCTCCTCTTTTGTTACTACTCTTCTTTTTACGAAATTTGCCAGGCAGGTATCGAATGCGATCATGCCTTGTTGTTGTGATATTTGAAGTGTCGATGCTATTTGATGCGTTTTGGCTTCGCGTATTAGATTTCTGACCGACGGTGTGGCGATCAGTATTTCATAGGCAGCGACCCTGCCATTATTGTCGGAACGTTTCAGGAGATTCTGTGATACTACACACAGCAGGTTCAGTGATAACTGCATTCTTATCTGTGATTGTTGGTGAGGTGGGAAAACATCAATCATGCGGTCGATCGTCGAAACCGAATCTGAGGTGTGCAGCGTTGTTACAACGATATGGCCGGTTTCCGCGGCAGTAATGGCGAGTGCGATTGTTTCAAGGTCCCTCATCTCACCGACGAGTATGACGTCAGGGTCCTGTCGCAATACGAACTTCAGCGCATTAGCGAACGAGTGCGTGTCGCGTCCAACCTCGCGCTGGGTGACCAACGCTTTCTTATTCTTATGGATGAATTCGATGGGGTCTTCAACGGTTACGATGTGGCACGGATCATTATTATTCCGGTAGTCAATCAGCGCGGCTTGAGTGGTTGACTTTCCGCATCCGGAAGGGCCGGTAACTATGATCAGTCCCCGTGGACGCAGTACGAGGTTGTTGAGGACCGACGGAAAACCCAATTCCTCGAGTGTTGG
This portion of the candidate division WOR-3 bacterium genome encodes:
- a CDS encoding type IV pilus twitching motility protein PilT; the encoded protein is MASIHELMNVQTQQDASDLILKVDTPPIIRANGDLLNLKHAAMTASEIEHSISEILTEAQQKEFQEHKEIDISYEQPGGARFRINVFRQQGAAGMVLRAIPSRIPTLEELGFPSVLNNLVLRPRGLIIVTGPSGCGKSTTQAALIDYRNNNDPCHIVTVEDPIEFIHKNKKALVTQREVGRDTHSFANALKFVLRQDPDVILVGEMRDLETIALAITAAETGHIVVTTLHTSDSVSTIDRMIDVFPPHQQSQIRMQLSLNLLCVVSQNLLKRSDNNGRVAAYEILIATPSVRNLIREAKTHQIASTLQISQQQGMIAFDTCLANFVKRRVVTKEEALLKALKFDTFMKEVESLSK